One Eubacterium sp. 1001713B170207_170306_E7 genomic region harbors:
- a CDS encoding cysteine synthase family protein, which translates to MQQIHDNILETIGRTPMVRLNHLSPNPRVEIVAKVEGFNPTGSIKDRIALKMIEQAEAEGTLTKDKTIIEPTSGNTGIGLAMIGAVKGYDVEIVMSEAVSIERRKMIQAFGAKVTLTAPDEGTDGAIRRVRELLAENPDKYFNPNQFSNEYNKLAHYTTTAEEIWEQTEGKVTHMVSSLGTSGTIMGIGMGLKCHNPEVQIVEAHPVKGHYIQGLKNMEEAIVPAIYDPDKIDTHIMVESELAFDFARQIVKKEGIFVGMSSGAALYAACEVAKTLDSGLIVVIFPDRGEKYLSTDLFKL; encoded by the coding sequence ATGCAGCAGATTCACGACAACATTTTAGAAACCATCGGACGCACCCCCATGGTGCGTCTTAACCATTTAAGTCCAAACCCAAGGGTTGAGATCGTCGCCAAGGTGGAGGGCTTTAACCCGACCGGCAGTATTAAGGACCGCATCGCCCTCAAGATGATTGAGCAGGCTGAGGCGGAAGGCACGCTGACAAAGGATAAAACTATCATCGAGCCCACCTCAGGCAACACAGGCATCGGTCTGGCCATGATCGGCGCGGTCAAGGGCTATGATGTGGAAATCGTCATGAGTGAGGCCGTATCCATTGAACGGCGTAAAATGATCCAGGCCTTTGGCGCCAAGGTCACCCTGACAGCCCCCGATGAAGGCACCGACGGCGCGATCCGCAGGGTTCGGGAGCTGCTGGCCGAAAACCCGGACAAATATTTTAACCCGAACCAGTTCAGCAACGAGTACAATAAGCTGGCCCACTACACCACCACCGCTGAGGAAATCTGGGAGCAGACCGAGGGAAAGGTCACACACATGGTTTCATCACTGGGGACCTCTGGTACCATCATGGGCATTGGCATGGGCCTTAAATGCCACAATCCTGAGGTGCAGATCGTGGAGGCGCACCCCGTAAAAGGGCATTATATCCAGGGGCTTAAAAATATGGAGGAGGCCATTGTTCCCGCCATTTACGATCCGGATAAAATCGACACCCACATCATGGTGGAATCAGAGCTGGCCTTTGACTTTGCCCGCCAGATCGTCAAAAAAGAAGGCATTTTTGTGGGCATGAGCAGCGGCGCGGCCCTGTACGCGGCCTGTGAGGTTGCAAAAACCCTGGATTCAGGTCTGATTGTCGTC
- a CDS encoding HAD hydrolase-like protein produces MKYHCVLFDLDGTLLNSKEGVWRSFEYALEKLGYPEPKIEDIEPLIGPPIEQVFTKYYGYSEADGWRGHDFYQEEYVTHGRMYRDPFFDGAAETVEALQELGCRVGICTNKGEPTARKIVEKSGVNIAKDHVYGPDTAGTRTNKVEIINAFLEDYGYNTPEKKAGVLMVGDRYYDIEGAHACGIDAAGVAFGNGTREELLGAGAIAVVDHMMELVEIVKG; encoded by the coding sequence ATGAAGTATCATTGCGTATTGTTTGACCTGGACGGCACATTGCTGAATTCCAAGGAGGGGGTCTGGCGTTCCTTTGAGTACGCGCTGGAAAAGCTGGGGTATCCTGAGCCTAAAATTGAGGACATCGAACCCCTCATCGGACCGCCCATTGAACAGGTCTTTACAAAATATTACGGCTACAGCGAGGCGGACGGCTGGCGCGGCCACGACTTTTACCAGGAGGAATACGTGACACACGGCCGTATGTACAGGGATCCTTTCTTTGACGGGGCGGCTGAGACCGTGGAGGCGCTGCAGGAGCTTGGCTGCAGGGTTGGTATTTGTACCAACAAAGGTGAGCCCACTGCTCGGAAGATCGTTGAAAAATCCGGGGTCAATATTGCCAAAGACCATGTGTACGGGCCTGACACAGCCGGCACACGCACCAACAAGGTTGAGATTATCAATGCCTTTTTAGAGGATTATGGCTACAATACACCTGAGAAAAAGGCCGGAGTGCTTATGGTGGGAGACCGCTACTACGATATCGAAGGTGCTCACGCCTGCGGTATTGACGCGGCCGGCGTCGCCTTTGGCAATGGCACTCGCGAGGAGCTGCTCGGAGCCGGAGCCATTGCTGTGGTAGACCACATGATGGAGCTGGTTGAAATAGTAAAAGGATAG
- the rbr gene encoding rubrerythrin, which yields MGRLKGTETLSNLMKAFAGESQARNRYTFFASKAKKEGYVQIQEIFLETAANEKEHAEVFYKYMAAELEGGEAMMLNVNADYPVALGDTKSNLINAAAGEKEEWADLYPAFAATAKKEGFDDIAESFTQICVAEKAHETRYKKLAANIEQGKVFKRFGDVRWKCGNCGYIYEGNDAPQVCPACKHDRSYFQLFVETY from the coding sequence ATGGGAAGATTAAAAGGTACGGAAACCCTGTCAAATTTAATGAAGGCATTTGCAGGTGAAAGCCAGGCGCGCAACCGCTACACATTTTTTGCCTCAAAGGCTAAAAAAGAAGGGTATGTACAGATTCAGGAAATTTTCCTGGAAACTGCAGCAAATGAAAAAGAGCATGCTGAAGTTTTCTATAAATATATGGCTGCTGAATTAGAAGGCGGTGAAGCCATGATGCTGAATGTCAACGCGGATTATCCTGTAGCATTGGGCGATACCAAAAGCAACCTGATCAATGCCGCTGCCGGTGAAAAAGAAGAATGGGCAGACTTATACCCCGCTTTCGCCGCAACCGCTAAAAAGGAAGGCTTTGACGACATCGCAGAATCTTTTACTCAGATATGTGTCGCTGAAAAGGCCCATGAAACCCGTTATAAAAAATTAGCGGCTAACATCGAACAGGGCAAAGTATTCAAACGCTTTGGTGATGTCAGATGGAAATGCGGCAACTGTGGCTATATTTACGAAGGCAATGATGCGCCTCAGGTATGCCCGGCATGTAAGCACGACCGCTCTTACTTCCAGCTGTTTGTTGAAACCTACTAA
- a CDS encoding DUF308 domain-containing protein: MEKTVAQKLIGLLAGLLVIGAGMFLILRPKTSIIDLVVLIAVVLLIIAFMNLVAVLYKKRIKGQGEVLEAVVNLCFAVAFFILRFKVVRWIPDIFAGWIILNSIIRFMSAVTYFRDGAPNYGVYFINGVITLVAGVLMLVNNRLNAIGFGLVAGIYVLWYGFTMIFDTFNEESTQQKMSATARKMQRKLRFSIPPVIGGLLPRRLLKEYDAKVASEDANAYLHEQNVSIPEKAAGLAPFNVEILVHLSKKFMESFGHVDLILGDEAVAYGNFDSHSYRLFGVISDGVLFKCNRERYLQQSAFHDDKVLIAFKVAFEKEELLQIKKNFETMRENMEEWYCDTQLMEQGLLPEKDYSDIADQIYKGNDAIFYKFKKGTLKTYFAVDTNCVKVADSLFENTSFDKPAIPGIVTPGAYYQFLMRELEKPGTKVYERHVYSKETLIYNKELETGK; this comes from the coding sequence ATGGAAAAAACGGTTGCGCAAAAGCTCATCGGCCTTCTGGCCGGACTTCTGGTTATAGGAGCCGGGATGTTCTTAATTCTGCGGCCAAAGACCTCAATCATCGATCTGGTGGTGTTGATCGCTGTGGTTTTACTGATCATCGCGTTTATGAATCTGGTGGCAGTGCTTTATAAAAAACGAATCAAAGGACAGGGTGAGGTGCTGGAGGCTGTGGTCAACCTTTGCTTTGCCGTTGCCTTTTTTATCCTGCGGTTTAAGGTGGTGCGCTGGATTCCTGACATCTTTGCCGGGTGGATTATCTTGAATTCCATTATCCGTTTCATGTCGGCTGTTACTTATTTTAGAGACGGCGCGCCAAACTACGGCGTTTATTTTATCAATGGCGTGATCACGCTGGTAGCGGGCGTCCTCATGCTGGTCAACAACCGTCTGAACGCCATCGGCTTTGGCCTGGTGGCGGGTATCTACGTGCTTTGGTATGGCTTTACCATGATTTTTGATACCTTTAATGAGGAGTCAACCCAGCAGAAAATGTCGGCGACGGCCAGGAAAATGCAGCGGAAACTGCGCTTTTCCATTCCGCCTGTTATCGGCGGACTTTTGCCAAGACGTCTGCTCAAGGAATATGACGCTAAAGTGGCTTCGGAGGATGCCAACGCCTATCTTCATGAGCAGAATGTATCTATTCCCGAAAAAGCAGCGGGACTTGCGCCCTTTAATGTGGAAATTCTAGTGCATTTATCCAAGAAATTCATGGAGTCCTTCGGCCATGTGGACTTGATATTAGGGGATGAGGCCGTGGCCTATGGTAACTTCGACAGCCATAGCTATCGTCTGTTTGGGGTGATCAGCGACGGGGTTCTGTTTAAGTGCAACCGGGAACGCTACCTCCAGCAGTCTGCCTTCCACGATGACAAGGTGCTCATCGCTTTTAAAGTGGCCTTTGAGAAGGAAGAGCTTTTGCAGATTAAGAAGAATTTTGAGACTATGCGGGAGAACATGGAGGAGTGGTACTGCGATACCCAGCTTATGGAACAGGGGCTGCTGCCCGAAAAAGACTATAGTGACATCGCAGATCAGATATACAAGGGAAATGACGCGATTTTTTATAAATTTAAAAAAGGGACCCTCAAGACCTACTTTGCTGTGGATACTAACTGTGTCAAGGTAGCAGATTCCCTGTTTGAGAACACCAGTTTTGACAAGCCGGCCATTCCGGGAATTGTGACACCCGGGGCTTATTATCAGTTTTTGATGCGCGAGCTTGAGAAACCCGGCACTAAGGTTTATGAACGGCATGTCTATTCAAAGGAAACCCTGATCTATAATAAGGAACTGGAAACTGGAAAATAA
- a CDS encoding uroporphyrinogen decarboxylase, producing MMISSKTELFKEIYEGRIPERVPISAKLPFEACIDYAGLSTVKAQWTFEGVEHAYDALCRRINTDTMPVGGEEKNPAVFKILDSQGYKVTSSGSIQHSDCVTLLSEEYDSFINAPIDFFMEKVLPRMFKGLDCDAAMRSVNLAKAFSAFNERSVQIGQLTQKLGKKYGFFTPPAGSSAVVRAPFDLLGDFLRGFKGISSDLRRIPEKISMACEALLPFQIFRGLPKNVSYLGSTFIPLHFAGYIRPKDFEDIYWPSLKKFIDYLYCHGQVCQLFCENDWMRYLDYLYELPPGTRLIFEYGDAQKIKDTLGKKHIISGLYPLTYLKTATKQACIDKAKEYIDILAPGGNYIFSFDKNPLSLNSINLDNYIAVIDYVAKNARYTNVGDRAIEKKSYGAVTCPSIPELKTRYLQNYYPTGDTTAMDEVMNQQLNKYDTMLMNMLLRSL from the coding sequence ATGATGATAAGTTCTAAAACAGAACTCTTTAAAGAAATTTATGAAGGACGAATTCCAGAGAGGGTCCCGATTTCAGCTAAGCTACCGTTTGAAGCTTGTATTGATTATGCAGGTTTGTCAACAGTAAAAGCTCAGTGGACATTTGAAGGCGTAGAGCATGCCTATGATGCGCTTTGTCGAAGAATTAACACAGACACAATGCCGGTCGGTGGGGAAGAAAAAAATCCAGCGGTTTTTAAAATTCTTGATTCACAGGGATACAAAGTGACATCCTCCGGGAGTATTCAACATTCGGATTGTGTTACTTTACTGTCCGAGGAATATGACAGCTTTATTAATGCTCCGATAGATTTTTTTATGGAAAAGGTTTTACCGCGTATGTTTAAAGGGCTGGATTGTGATGCAGCTATGCGTTCAGTTAATTTAGCAAAGGCATTTTCGGCCTTTAATGAAAGATCGGTACAGATTGGACAGCTTACGCAAAAACTAGGTAAGAAATATGGTTTTTTCACACCGCCTGCGGGTTCTTCAGCAGTAGTTCGGGCCCCTTTTGATCTGCTCGGCGATTTTTTAAGAGGGTTCAAAGGTATTTCGTCAGATTTGAGAAGAATCCCTGAAAAAATCAGCATGGCATGTGAGGCATTGCTGCCATTTCAAATTTTCAGAGGGCTTCCGAAAAATGTTTCGTACTTGGGATCCACCTTTATTCCATTGCATTTTGCAGGATATATACGGCCAAAGGATTTTGAGGATATCTATTGGCCATCTTTGAAAAAATTTATTGATTACTTGTACTGTCATGGACAGGTATGCCAATTATTTTGCGAGAATGACTGGATGCGTTATCTGGACTACTTATACGAGCTTCCTCCGGGGACACGATTAATTTTTGAATATGGAGACGCACAGAAAATTAAAGACACATTGGGGAAAAAACATATTATCAGCGGTTTATATCCTTTGACATATTTAAAGACTGCAACAAAACAGGCGTGTATTGATAAAGCCAAGGAATATATTGATATTTTGGCTCCAGGAGGAAATTATATATTCAGTTTTGATAAAAATCCTCTGAGCTTGAACAGTATTAATCTTGATAACTATATTGCAGTAATTGATTATGTGGCCAAAAATGCGCGATACACAAATGTGGGAGATCGGGCTATTGAAAAGAAAAGCTATGGGGCTGTAACCTGTCCAAGTATTCCCGAGCTTAAGACCAGATATCTTCAAAACTATTATCCAACGGGGGATACAACAGCTATGGATGAGGTGATGAATCAACAGTTGAACAAATACGACACGATGCTGATGAATATGCTTTTAAGGAGTTTGTAA
- a CDS encoding SLC13 family permease, with the protein MKSKLQANAKLVKWVIIILVPVIILLIPANDIFTWQIRLFSAATFCTILMFAFEVLPNLIPAMMLPVFYILANLAPANVVFSPWFGTIPWMFIGGFLFANILIRIGLLKRVAYWIIEKTGKSYYGLLIGIMLSGLAINLLAPGKAILPLAGLTFGICKALNLGKSKESAGIMMVGFFSAYIPLQFIYNPSFAVIPNMAASITNPSISFLDYFIHNIPFVLWVPIVVFTIGRFCKPKETVYQMEFVSEELKEMGKMTRDEKKGVIISLCLLVYMLTSGIHKLDISWGFLLAGCIMYLPGFNVGTKEDIQKIDFSMIFFTATCLSIGAVANAMGFGKIIADLVLPMMSGSNIFVMIAVIWIICVISNFALTPMAIYATFTLAFTQIGMTLGINPFAVFYTIQAAGAEVIFPYEWALPLFYVSFGLIATKDFMKICGIKMAMSIVFMMAVVVPYWLLIGLV; encoded by the coding sequence ATGAAGAGTAAATTACAGGCAAATGCAAAGCTGGTTAAATGGGTTATCATTATTTTGGTACCCGTTATTATCCTATTAATACCAGCTAATGATATTTTCACATGGCAGATAAGACTTTTTAGTGCAGCAACCTTTTGTACTATTTTGATGTTTGCCTTTGAAGTGCTGCCAAATTTAATTCCGGCAATGATGCTTCCGGTATTTTATATCCTTGCAAACCTAGCGCCGGCAAATGTGGTTTTTTCACCATGGTTTGGCACAATTCCCTGGATGTTTATTGGTGGATTTTTGTTTGCAAATATATTAATTCGTATTGGACTTTTAAAACGCGTTGCCTATTGGATCATTGAAAAAACAGGTAAATCCTATTATGGATTGCTGATAGGTATCATGCTTTCAGGTCTGGCCATAAATCTGTTAGCGCCAGGCAAAGCTATTTTGCCACTTGCAGGCTTAACTTTTGGTATTTGTAAAGCGCTCAATCTGGGTAAATCCAAAGAATCAGCCGGTATTATGATGGTGGGATTTTTCTCTGCCTATATTCCGCTGCAGTTTATTTATAATCCGTCCTTTGCGGTTATTCCAAATATGGCAGCTTCTATTACGAATCCATCCATTTCTTTTTTGGATTATTTTATTCACAATATTCCATTTGTTCTTTGGGTTCCGATTGTTGTATTCACAATTGGCCGTTTTTGCAAGCCAAAGGAAACAGTCTATCAAATGGAGTTTGTATCTGAAGAACTGAAAGAAATGGGAAAAATGACCCGAGATGAAAAGAAAGGCGTAATTATCAGTCTTTGTTTACTGGTTTATATGCTGACTTCAGGCATACATAAGCTGGATATTTCATGGGGATTTTTACTGGCTGGCTGTATTATGTATCTTCCGGGATTTAATGTGGGAACCAAAGAAGATATTCAGAAAATTGATTTTTCCATGATTTTCTTTACAGCGACCTGTCTGAGCATCGGTGCGGTGGCTAATGCCATGGGATTTGGAAAGATCATCGCAGACTTAGTTTTACCAATGATGTCCGGCAGCAATATTTTTGTTATGATTGCGGTTATTTGGATTATCTGTGTTATTTCTAATTTTGCATTGACGCCAATGGCTATATATGCGACCTTTACCCTTGCTTTCACCCAAATTGGTATGACACTTGGGATTAATCCGTTTGCAGTGTTTTATACGATTCAGGCAGCTGGAGCAGAAGTCATTTTCCCATATGAGTGGGCGCTTCCGCTTTTCTATGTATCCTTTGGTTTAATTGCCACAAAAGACTTTATGAAAATATGTGGTATTAAAATGGCAATGTCCATTGTGTTCATGATGGCAGTTGTTGTACCATACTGGCTGCTTATCGGCCTGGTTTAA
- a CDS encoding uroporphyrinogen decarboxylase family protein — translation MKTDVIQKNFTDVYDGIIPKRVPVGAVLPLEFCIQYGGLKLGETQWTLEGVYEAADKLCSELPLESVPLGTPRYPAYLTLLGAKTYVMGDSGFMQHPEVVGMEPEDYVAFINNPRDFIIETVFPKLFTSWEKDSVGRTLAFAQALLAHNDYQNQHAAIIKKLREEHTFFTPPVGSLGGVTAPFDYLADFLRGFTGITKDIKRCPEKIAEACNAILPFLFEKGLPSNPNKYGQTFMPLHMATYLRSQEFDKFYWPSFCRLVEAFHNAGQPCYIFCEADWTRYLDYLVELPEGTRFCFEYGDPQTIKDKLGKKHILSGLYPVTYLKTATKQQCVDKVKELIDIMAPGGNYIFNFDKNPFVMSDVDLNNYKAVLEYVVQNTDYTNAGERSRTAEEQSELPMVVPLAETKYRNTVCSVQAGLEDTAMPILKKYQNQVWAFMTKLL, via the coding sequence ATGAAAACAGATGTGATACAAAAAAATTTTACGGATGTATATGATGGTATTATTCCAAAACGGGTTCCTGTAGGTGCAGTTTTGCCCTTAGAATTCTGTATTCAATACGGAGGTCTAAAGCTTGGAGAAACACAGTGGACGCTTGAAGGTGTTTACGAAGCAGCCGATAAGCTCTGCAGTGAACTGCCATTGGAGTCTGTTCCGTTGGGGACACCGCGTTATCCTGCCTATCTTACGCTTTTAGGCGCCAAAACTTATGTCATGGGGGACAGCGGATTTATGCAACATCCTGAGGTGGTGGGCATGGAGCCAGAGGATTACGTTGCTTTTATAAATAATCCGCGGGATTTTATTATTGAAACGGTTTTTCCAAAGCTTTTTACAAGCTGGGAAAAGGATAGTGTTGGCAGAACCCTTGCGTTTGCTCAAGCACTTCTGGCTCATAATGATTACCAGAATCAACATGCTGCCATTATTAAAAAGCTGAGGGAAGAGCATACATTTTTTACTCCCCCTGTTGGTTCTTTAGGGGGAGTTACAGCACCTTTTGATTATCTTGCTGACTTTTTACGCGGTTTTACAGGAATTACAAAAGATATCAAGCGCTGCCCCGAAAAGATTGCTGAAGCCTGCAACGCGATACTGCCATTTCTTTTTGAAAAAGGATTGCCGTCCAACCCGAATAAATATGGACAGACTTTCATGCCGCTACATATGGCAACGTATCTGAGAAGCCAAGAATTCGATAAGTTTTACTGGCCGTCCTTTTGCAGGCTGGTAGAGGCTTTTCATAATGCGGGGCAGCCATGCTATATCTTTTGTGAAGCAGATTGGACACGTTATCTGGATTACCTAGTGGAGTTGCCTGAAGGAACACGTTTTTGTTTTGAATATGGTGACCCACAAACGATTAAGGATAAACTTGGAAAAAAACATATTCTTTCAGGTTTATATCCGGTCACTTATCTCAAAACAGCAACAAAACAGCAGTGCGTTGATAAAGTAAAGGAACTTATAGATATTATGGCGCCGGGTGGTAACTATATATTTAATTTTGATAAAAATCCTTTTGTTATGTCAGATGTTGATCTGAATAACTACAAAGCAGTACTGGAATATGTTGTTCAAAATACAGATTACACAAATGCCGGAGAACGCTCGAGAACAGCAGAGGAGCAGAGTGAATTACCGATGGTAGTCCCTTTAGCGGAGACAAAATATCGAAATACTGTCTGTTCCGTCCAGGCTGGCCTTGAGGATACAGCTATGCCAATTTTAAAAAAATATCAAAACCAGGTATGGGCATTTATGACTAAATTATTGTGA
- a CDS encoding MarR family transcriptional regulator, whose product MMKKEKKSKKPADKKNSKKKNDKKKEILKTGEPQKEKPAAASKSRTDLRQALAGIADQYHLIEDLPRFYGGEIPLYISETSALRVIGSTPGLNLTAIAAALDVSKSAVSKSTGKLMEKGLITKERALREVIFNLSEQGQTLYDQMSRDEKQLFKGLDTYLKALSPADEKIISAFLAHVSQDLEKAVNKLREPLDAIDEK is encoded by the coding sequence ATGATGAAAAAGGAAAAAAAGAGTAAGAAACCGGCTGACAAAAAGAATTCAAAGAAAAAGAATGATAAGAAAAAAGAAATTCTGAAAACCGGAGAACCGCAGAAGGAAAAGCCTGCTGCCGCCTCCAAGTCCAGGACAGATCTGAGACAGGCGCTGGCCGGAATCGCGGACCAGTATCATCTTATTGAAGATCTTCCACGTTTCTACGGCGGGGAAATCCCCCTCTATATTTCCGAAACCAGTGCACTCCGTGTCATCGGCAGCACCCCCGGCCTTAACCTGACTGCCATCGCCGCGGCGCTGGACGTCTCGAAAAGCGCTGTTTCCAAAAGCACCGGAAAGCTCATGGAAAAAGGACTGATTACCAAGGAGCGCGCCCTGCGTGAGGTAATCTTTAACCTCAGCGAGCAAGGCCAGACCCTCTACGACCAGATGAGCCGTGACGAAAAACAGCTCTTCAAAGGTCTGGATACCTACCTGAAGGCTCTGAGCCCGGCTGACGAGAAAATAATATCCGCTTTTTTGGCCCATGTCAGCCAGGACCTGGAAAAAGCCGTCAACAAGCTCAGAGAGCCTCTGGACGCCATCGACGAAAAATAA
- a CDS encoding HdeD family acid-resistance protein, with amino-acid sequence MYEEPKGPIETLEEDLEKTIKHWWMFLILGILAIGIGIWLFFTPLQGYAALTVFFALTFLISGLASIFVTIFNRKAIPAWGWNLVSGILMLVLGIILVANLNLSADVLAFYVAFAVMFGGFNTIGYAFTTKSLGDSGWGWNLALGILVVILSIVLLLHPVFTALTITIWTGIAFVSLGVSFCMLAYRLSKTNSLLKK; translated from the coding sequence ATGTATGAAGAACCTAAAGGACCAATCGAAACTCTGGAAGAAGACCTTGAAAAAACCATCAAACACTGGTGGATGTTTTTAATCCTCGGCATTCTGGCCATCGGCATAGGCATCTGGCTGTTTTTCACCCCCTTACAGGGATATGCGGCGCTGACAGTATTCTTTGCCTTAACCTTTTTAATCTCGGGGCTTGCCTCCATTTTTGTCACCATCTTTAACCGCAAAGCCATCCCGGCCTGGGGCTGGAATCTGGTATCCGGTATACTGATGCTGGTGCTAGGGATTATTCTAGTGGCAAACCTGAACCTCTCAGCTGATGTGCTGGCGTTTTATGTGGCCTTCGCAGTGATGTTCGGCGGATTTAATACCATTGGCTACGCCTTTACCACAAAATCTCTTGGCGACAGCGGCTGGGGCTGGAACCTGGCACTGGGCATTCTGGTCGTTATCCTGTCCATCGTGCTTCTGCTTCACCCCGTATTCACAGCACTGACCATCACCATCTGGACAGGCATTGCCTTTGTGAGCCTTGGCGTTTCATTCTGTATGCTTGCATACCGTTTATCCAAAACCAACAGCCTGCTGAAAAAATAG
- the aroB gene encoding 3-dehydroquinate synthase encodes MKELTCTTENKHQYKIMIGNGLKEHLFEMDEIFGGYRSIVIISDKNVAKLYLSSVKKQMKSLGASVYTIVIPPGEESKSLAQVEEIYYQLMDMGITRSDAIVALGGGVVGDLAGFCAATFMRGIDFVQIPTSLLAQVDSSVGGKVGVDLGFGKNLVGAFHQPKAVIIDPKFLDTLDDHYLTDGMGEVVKYGCISSAKLFVRLMGFEYQEDLLEDMEEIIAKCVQIKRNVVESDEKEKGLRRVLNFGHTIGHVIESYFEFKEYSHGEAVAIGMYQITKMSVREGITAPETLGNLQLILETYGLPYEMPEMDLNRVKDILYSDKKFENDVLNICIITKIGKAEIVKIHKDQAIQLFQ; translated from the coding sequence ATGAAGGAATTAACCTGTACGACTGAAAACAAGCATCAGTACAAAATTATGATTGGCAATGGCCTGAAGGAGCATCTGTTTGAGATGGATGAAATCTTCGGCGGTTACCGAAGCATTGTCATTATCAGCGATAAAAATGTCGCCAAGCTGTATCTGAGCAGTGTTAAAAAGCAGATGAAAAGTCTGGGCGCGTCTGTATACACCATTGTAATTCCCCCTGGGGAGGAATCCAAAAGCCTGGCTCAGGTTGAGGAAATTTACTACCAGCTTATGGATATGGGTATCACCCGCTCCGACGCCATCGTGGCCCTGGGCGGCGGTGTGGTTGGCGACCTGGCGGGGTTCTGCGCGGCGACCTTTATGCGCGGCATTGATTTTGTCCAGATTCCAACTTCTCTGTTGGCTCAGGTGGACAGCAGTGTGGGCGGAAAGGTCGGGGTAGACCTGGGCTTTGGCAAGAACCTGGTGGGCGCATTCCATCAGCCCAAGGCAGTGATTATTGACCCTAAGTTTCTGGACACACTGGACGACCACTACCTGACCGACGGCATGGGCGAGGTGGTCAAATACGGCTGTATCAGCTCCGCAAAGCTCTTTGTGCGTCTCATGGGCTTTGAATACCAGGAGGATTTGCTGGAGGACATGGAGGAAATTATAGCCAAGTGTGTCCAGATCAAGCGCAACGTGGTTGAGAGCGATGAAAAAGAGAAAGGACTGCGCCGTGTTCTTAACTTCGGCCACACCATCGGTCATGTCATCGAATCCTATTTTGAGTTTAAGGAATACTCCCACGGTGAGGCGGTGGCCATCGGTATGTACCAGATCACCAAAATGAGCGTACGTGAAGGCATCACTGCGCCGGAAACCCTGGGCAACCTTCAGCTGATCCTGGAAACCTATGGTCTGCCCTACGAAATGCCGGAAATGGATTTAAACCGGGTCAAGGATATCTTATATTCAGACAAAAAATTTGAGAACGACGTTCTAAACATTTGTATCATCACTAAAATTGGCAAGGCAGAGATCGTTAAAATTCATAAGGACCAGGCCATTCAGTTATTTCAGTAG